The following proteins come from a genomic window of Natronosalvus vescus:
- a CDS encoding transcriptional regulator — translation MHTCRNCKQTFQTALALELHRDSCEKGQLYCQVCGDRFRERDATEDGWHYACPTETCDGEGLGEDLYQVDEIRTATYTRH, via the coding sequence ATGCACACCTGCCGCAACTGCAAACAGACGTTTCAGACGGCACTGGCCCTCGAGCTCCACCGGGACTCGTGTGAAAAAGGACAACTCTACTGTCAGGTCTGTGGGGATCGATTCCGTGAGCGCGACGCGACGGAAGATGGTTGGCACTACGCCTGTCCGACCGAGACATGTGACGGCGAAGGGCTCGGCGAGGATCTCTACCAGGTCGATGAGATACGAACGGCGACCTATACCCGTCACTGA
- a CDS encoding PH domain-containing protein has protein sequence MERLESRVRWVWIATAIFRTLFLGLVLFTALAALQWGELWEGSLSRLGWGVTGFLVVLLTIRVAVAWRRYSVFRFDLREESLYIERGVFTRIKTVVPYVRIQHVDSRRSPLERVVGLGTLVVYTAGSRSADVAVPGLDPERAEDLQNTLRERTIETVGEDAV, from the coding sequence ATGGAACGACTCGAGTCCCGGGTGCGGTGGGTGTGGATCGCGACGGCGATTTTTCGGACGCTTTTTCTCGGACTCGTTTTGTTTACCGCCCTTGCAGCGCTCCAGTGGGGTGAACTCTGGGAGGGTTCGCTGTCACGCTTGGGGTGGGGCGTCACTGGATTCCTCGTCGTATTGCTGACGATTCGCGTGGCCGTCGCCTGGCGACGATACAGCGTCTTCCGGTTCGACCTCCGGGAAGAATCGCTGTACATCGAACGGGGCGTATTCACTCGGATCAAGACCGTCGTTCCATACGTTCGGATACAACACGTCGACTCGAGGCGATCCCCGCTCGAGCGAGTGGTCGGTCTCGGAACCCTCGTCGTCTACACGGCGGGCTCTCGAAGCGCCGACGTAGCGGTGCCGGGGCTCGATCCCGAGCGAGCCGAAGACTTACAGAACACGCTTCGTGAACGCACGATCGAAACAGTCGGCGAGGACGCCGTATGA
- a CDS encoding PH domain-containing protein — translation MRRLHPASVAVRSLSRSLNLGFLFFVIGVFTSPSNDGMDLLVIGGFVLAGIAVGVLYEFAYYRRFEYALTDDTFDVVSGVVSRRDREVPLRRVQNVDVRQTALHRVLGIAAVHVETAGGSRTEVTLRYVDEAEARRLTRELRSGSGSSAEAPSVEDADEPDSEEHGDARGAAEREQELFAIERHELAILCLFTIDPGASLLGGIALSFASGFDPTTLVPVDILESDLPGTGLAAIGWALLLFLLAAWVLSALVTFTRYYGFRLTRVGDELHYERGLVQRYSGTIPLEKVQTITITQSVPFRWGGYASLGVETAGYGPEQSGSRGTESAIPLATYPRVVRLARSIEPFDQPDLERPPLRARERYAVRYIGVICLVLVVGYLLAAQTAVVRDWYAFAPLLVLVPLAAHLKWRNRGFQLGERYFVAQTGFWRRSTKIVPYYRVQSVLYSQTVFQRRRHLASVTADTASSATLLGRAATAYDVDATGALEMQRAIERNLNSQLQERTSRRTLGRWFDRNGDDGAENANRDDSSDFDSHTDATDTVTDFDDGSDPFR, via the coding sequence ATGAGGCGACTTCATCCGGCCTCGGTTGCCGTCCGGTCGCTGTCACGAAGCCTCAATCTCGGCTTCCTCTTTTTCGTCATCGGCGTCTTCACATCTCCGAGCAACGACGGAATGGATCTACTCGTGATCGGTGGGTTCGTCCTCGCTGGCATCGCCGTCGGGGTACTTTACGAATTCGCGTACTACAGACGGTTCGAGTACGCCCTGACCGACGATACGTTCGACGTCGTCTCGGGCGTCGTCTCACGGCGCGACCGGGAGGTACCGCTCCGTCGCGTACAGAACGTCGACGTACGCCAGACCGCGCTTCACCGCGTGCTCGGGATTGCTGCCGTCCACGTCGAGACGGCCGGGGGTTCCAGAACCGAAGTAACGCTTCGCTACGTCGACGAAGCCGAAGCGCGGCGGCTGACTCGCGAACTCCGGTCAGGGAGTGGCAGTTCGGCGGAAGCCCCGTCAGTCGAAGACGCCGACGAACCCGACAGCGAGGAACACGGTGATGCAAGAGGTGCCGCTGAGCGTGAACAAGAACTGTTCGCTATCGAACGCCACGAACTCGCGATCCTCTGTCTGTTCACGATCGATCCTGGCGCGAGCCTCCTCGGCGGCATCGCACTCTCGTTCGCAAGCGGCTTCGATCCGACCACGCTCGTCCCCGTCGACATCCTCGAGAGCGATCTCCCTGGAACGGGGCTCGCGGCCATCGGCTGGGCGCTGTTGCTCTTTTTGCTCGCCGCGTGGGTGCTCAGCGCCCTGGTAACGTTCACCCGGTACTACGGCTTTCGGTTGACCCGGGTTGGCGACGAACTACACTACGAGCGCGGCCTCGTCCAGCGGTACAGCGGGACGATTCCGCTCGAGAAAGTACAGACGATCACGATCACGCAGTCGGTGCCGTTCCGCTGGGGCGGATACGCGTCACTCGGGGTCGAGACGGCCGGATACGGCCCCGAACAGTCCGGCTCTCGCGGCACCGAGTCGGCGATACCACTGGCGACGTACCCCCGAGTCGTCCGCCTCGCCCGTTCGATCGAACCCTTCGATCAGCCCGACCTCGAGCGACCGCCGCTGCGAGCGCGCGAACGCTACGCTGTTCGGTACATCGGTGTTATTTGCCTGGTGCTCGTGGTCGGCTACCTCCTCGCCGCGCAGACGGCCGTCGTGCGGGACTGGTACGCGTTCGCTCCGTTGCTCGTGCTGGTTCCACTCGCTGCTCATCTGAAGTGGCGCAACCGCGGGTTTCAGCTCGGAGAGCGATATTTCGTCGCTCAAACGGGGTTCTGGCGACGGTCGACCAAGATCGTCCCCTACTATCGGGTACAGTCGGTTCTGTACAGCCAGACGGTGTTCCAGCGTCGACGACACCTCGCGAGCGTGACGGCCGATACGGCGAGTTCGGCGACGCTACTTGGGCGGGCCGCAACGGCCTACGACGTCGATGCTACAGGGGCCCTCGAGATGCAACGGGCGATCGAACGCAATCTCAATTCACAGCTACAGGAGCGTACGTCACGGCGAACGCTCGGTCGGTGGTTCGATCGAAACGGCGATGATGGTGCCGAAAACGCCAATCGCGACGATTCTAGTGATTTCGATAGCCACACTGACGCCACGGATACTGTGACCGATTTTGACGACGGTTCCGACCCATTCAGGTGA